Proteins from a single region of Funiculus sociatus GB2-C1:
- a CDS encoding WGxxGxxG-CTERM domain-containing protein, with translation MKPSHLSRILFAGTFALTVATLPLAVPTSAQTGGGAGGSGSGTGGAGSTTGTTGTTGTTGTTGGAGSTTGTTGTTGTTGTTGTTGTTGTGGAGSTTGITGADSTTGTTGTTGTGGAGSTTGTTGTTGTTGTTGTGGAGSTTGITGADSTTGTTGTTGTGGAGSTTGTTGTTGTTGTTGTTGADSTTGTTGAGSTTGTTGTTGAGGSTSGTTTAPYGTTTTPDATTGTTTAPDATTGTTTAPDATTTTPSDTTGTTTYSGVRSETRDSNSWGWLGLLGLIGLANLFRNRQEPVRQR, from the coding sequence ATGAAGCCTTCTCATTTGTCCAGAATCTTGTTTGCTGGTACTTTTGCCCTAACTGTAGCCACTCTACCCTTAGCTGTGCCTACTTCTGCCCAGACTGGCGGTGGTGCGGGTGGTTCGGGTTCCGGGACTGGTGGTGCAGGTAGCACTACTGGAACAACTGGAACGACTGGGACGACTGGAACGACTGGTGGTGCAGGTAGCACTACTGGAACAACTGGAACGACAGGAACAACTGGAACGACAGGGACGACTGGAACGACTGGGACTGGTGGTGCAGGTAGCACTACTGGGATAACAGGTGCAGATAGCACTACTGGAACGACAGGGACGACTGGGACTGGTGGTGCAGGTAGCACTACTGGAACAACTGGAACGACTGGGACGACTGGAACGACTGGGACTGGTGGTGCAGGTAGCACTACTGGGATAACAGGTGCAGATAGCACTACTGGAACGACAGGGACGACTGGGACTGGTGGTGCAGGTAGCACTACTGGAACAACTGGAACAACTGGAACAACTGGAACAACTGGAACGACTGGTGCAGATAGCACTACTGGAACGACTGGTGCAGGTAGCACTACTGGAACGACTGGAACGACTGGTGCAGGTGGTTCAACTTCTGGGACAACCACGGCTCCTTACGGTACCACGACAACTCCTGATGCCACGACTGGGACAACCACGGCTCCTGATGCCACGACTGGGACAACTACGGCTCCTGATGCCACGACGACAACTCCTAGTGATACTACGGGAACAACCACTTACTCTGGAGTTCGTTCTGAAACACGCGATAGCAATTCCTGGGGCTGGCTAGGTTTGCTTGGTTTAATCGGTTTAGCCAACTTGTTCCGCAACCGTCAAGAACCTGTGCGTCAACGTTAA
- a CDS encoding iron-containing redox enzyme family protein: MNSLTNFKAKSTPTTQLKSTNYDRAEQQFINLLEMEDLDKKIQAQPAIATDFETAMGAALKSAYEDAPGDNAAHRFLQRILYRINRLKLFWYDDLRHYTNERSIYLQLVRDQIEEAWQEWEIAQIDVAALQKLDPKQALIDRVAADLDPSLSDDSRYLREQMTEAGYRHLLAIGSFDGLVEGSRLSRILGGAANEVQCTLTKVLLEEYGNGRYTRKHSTFFAQMLNEFGMNTEPEAYFDLVPWEVLACDNHNFLVTERKIYFLRYCGGLTYFEVAGPSWYRNYLAAAQRLQLSAAAMGYWELHIKEDERHGQWMLDDVALPLAEQYPGEAWQLVLGYDQEKLMGDRAGSAVVRSVRQAER; this comes from the coding sequence ATGAATTCGCTTACTAACTTTAAGGCGAAAAGTACGCCAACAACTCAATTAAAATCCACAAATTACGATCGAGCCGAGCAGCAATTTATAAATCTGCTCGAAATGGAAGATTTAGACAAGAAAATACAAGCACAACCAGCGATCGCTACTGACTTTGAAACGGCAATGGGAGCGGCCCTGAAAAGTGCATATGAAGACGCACCGGGCGATAATGCCGCACACCGCTTTTTACAGCGTATACTTTATCGCATTAATCGCCTCAAACTGTTTTGGTACGACGATCTGCGACACTACACTAACGAGCGGTCTATCTACTTGCAATTAGTGCGCGACCAAATTGAGGAAGCTTGGCAAGAATGGGAAATAGCCCAAATTGACGTAGCAGCACTGCAAAAACTTGATCCTAAGCAAGCGCTAATTGATCGTGTCGCTGCCGATCTCGATCCATCTTTGTCGGATGATAGTCGCTATCTGCGGGAACAGATGACTGAGGCAGGTTATCGTCACCTGCTGGCAATTGGTTCCTTTGATGGCTTAGTCGAAGGCAGCCGTCTGTCTCGCATCCTGGGTGGTGCGGCAAATGAGGTACAGTGTACGCTCACCAAAGTGCTGCTAGAAGAGTACGGTAATGGTCGTTATACTCGCAAGCATTCTACATTTTTTGCCCAGATGCTTAACGAGTTTGGGATGAACACCGAACCAGAGGCATACTTTGATTTAGTACCTTGGGAAGTGCTGGCTTGCGATAATCATAACTTTCTCGTGACTGAGCGCAAAATCTACTTCTTACGCTACTGTGGTGGACTGACCTATTTTGAAGTGGCTGGCCCTTCATGGTACAGAAACTATTTAGCCGCAGCGCAACGGTTGCAACTATCAGCAGCGGCGATGGGTTATTGGGAACTGCACATTAAGGAAGACGAACGCCACGGACAATGGATGTTAGATGATGTAGCTTTGCCTCTAGCGGAACAATACCCAGGTGAAGCCTGGCAGCTGGTGCTAGGGTATGACCAAGAGAAACTGATGGGCGATCGCGCAGGTTCCGCCGTCGTGCGATCTGTCCGCCAAGCCGAAAGGTAA
- a CDS encoding phytanoyl-CoA dioxygenase family protein — translation MITKRYNNQQIQSFAQSVWNDGYCVLPNYFSPATLNSWREAFAPMLSDHIAREGKLRNRGTSRYYVTLPFTAPFADPSIYEDDDILAIVELLVGKDAVMCQLATDTPLLGSEYQDVHRDAPPLFPETGEETPAFQLAVNFPLVDITLENGPMEIVRGTHMISKEEGLRRMESGEIKLEPITMRLGDVMIRDVRGLHRGTPNYTETPRPMVVIGYSRRWLYRPEVCIHVPRATYDTLSERARHLLRFNPIVESVDEKPKVEVYQSYAY, via the coding sequence ATGATCACAAAGCGCTATAACAACCAACAAATCCAATCGTTCGCCCAATCAGTTTGGAACGATGGCTATTGCGTGTTGCCCAATTACTTCTCTCCAGCAACACTCAATTCCTGGCGTGAGGCTTTCGCGCCGATGCTCTCGGATCACATCGCCCGCGAAGGTAAGCTGCGTAATCGCGGCACATCCCGCTATTATGTCACCCTTCCCTTCACCGCTCCCTTTGCTGACCCCAGTATCTACGAAGATGACGATATTTTGGCAATTGTTGAGCTATTGGTAGGCAAAGATGCAGTCATGTGTCAGCTGGCGACGGACACGCCCTTGCTGGGATCTGAATATCAAGATGTGCATAGGGATGCGCCGCCACTTTTCCCGGAAACTGGTGAAGAAACACCAGCTTTCCAGCTTGCAGTCAACTTTCCACTCGTAGATATAACCCTGGAAAACGGCCCGATGGAGATTGTGCGCGGTACGCACATGATCTCAAAGGAGGAAGGACTGCGCCGCATGGAGTCCGGTGAAATAAAGTTAGAACCCATTACTATGCGACTGGGTGATGTGATGATCCGCGATGTGCGGGGTCTGCACCGGGGTACTCCTAACTATACGGAAACACCACGCCCGATGGTGGTGATTGGCTATAGCCGTCGCTGGCTATATCGTCCGGAGGTGTGTATTCATGTCCCGCGTGCTACTTACGATACCCTCTCGGAACGCGCCCGCCATTTGTTACGTTTTAATCCGATTGTCGAATCTGTTGATGAAAAACCCAAAGTTGAGGTTTATCAGTCTTACGCTTACTAA